In Heliangelus exortis chromosome Z, bHelExo1.hap1, whole genome shotgun sequence, a genomic segment contains:
- the LOC139789351 gene encoding maestro heat-like repeat-containing protein family member 7 isoform X1, whose amino-acid sequence MQEEGVWDMMLQGETLEAAVSLLAREMCRSSGFVRLYLFLHMKFTLNSGREQENTFAMAFYVELLGCEDMAKQSSDLQLLRSYLDCGSDRMLLLVVRGLVAVAQDPEMAAEMRDRVMLDCILGRLEHNSEELRVEALLLLRKLTAHPTGDEEAIHITVMLAEKLPLLFDDESSQVRELSIKLFGETMGTLVSGKERWMQIIIQGNLVSLLLRMNDKSESVAQASAEALLICAKILGWRKLKREVKRKRTMRIAEILVERDRDVKYHVHACLPYLRDAQCDVRLAAIKFMGAAARHLSKDSDMEELQEMCDALQSLENDPEPRVRSLAAETLQNLETEQDQQRSRWSLRSLFCCFC is encoded by the exons ATGCAGGAGGAGGGCGTCTGGGACATGATGCTCCAAGGAGAGACCCTGGAGGCAGCAGTCAgtttgctggccag AGAGATGTGCAGGAGCTCAGGTTTCGTGCGGCTCTAcctcttcctgcacatgaaaTTCACCCTAAACTCCGGGAGGGAACAGGAGAACACTTTTGCCATGGCTTTTTATGTTGAG ctgctgggctgcgAAGACATGGCAAAGCAGTCGAGTGATCTGCAGCTCCTCCGGTCTTACCTGGACTGTGGCAGTGACAGGatgcttctgctggtggtcagGGGCTTGGTGGCAGTTGCACAGGACCCGGAGATG gcagcagaaatgcgGGACAGGGTTATGCTGGACTGCATCCTGGGGAGACTGGAGCACAACTCTGAAGAGCTCAGGGTGGaggccctgctcctcctcaggaAGCTAACAGCTCACCCCACCGGGGATGAGGAGGCCATCCACATCACAGTGATGCTGGCGGAGAAGCTCCCTCTCCTCTTTGATGAT gagtccagccaggtgcgGGAGCTCTCCATTAAGCTCTTTGGAGAAACAATGGGGACTCTGGTGAGCGGAAAGGAGAGGTGGATGCAGATAATAATCCAGGGGAACCTGGTCTCCCTCTTGCTAAGGATGAACGATAAGAGCGAGAGTGTGGCCCAG gcctcTGCCGAAGCCCTCCTCATCTGTGCAAAGATCCTGGGGTGGAGAAAGCTCAAGAGGGAGGTCAAAAGGAAGCGGACAATGAGGATTGCAGAGATCCTG GTGGAGCGGGACAGGGATGTGAAGTACCACGTGCATGCCTGCCTGCCGTACCTGAGGGACGCTCAGTGCGACGTGAGATTGGCGGCCATCAAGTTCatgg gggctgctgcacGGCACCTGAGTAAGGACTCAGacatggaggagctgcaggaaatgtGCGATG CCCTCCAGAGCTTGGAGAATGACCCTGAGCCCAGAGTCCGTTCCTTGGCAGCTGAGACCTTGCAGAACCTGGaaactgagcaggaccagcaaCGATCACGATGGTCCCTGCGATCtctgttctgctgtttctgctga
- the LOC139789351 gene encoding maestro heat-like repeat-containing protein family member 7 isoform X2 gives MQEEGVWDMMLQGETLEAAVSLLAREMCRSSGFVRLYLFLHMKFTLNSGREQENTFAMAFYVELLGCEDMAKQSSDLQLLRSYLDCGSDRMLLLVVRGLVAVAQDPEMAAEMRDRVMLDCILGRLEHNSEELRVEALLLLRKLTAHPTGDEEAIHITVMLAEKLPLLFDDESSQVRELSIKLFGETMGTLVSGKERWMQIIIQGNLVSLLLRMNDKSESVAQASAEALLICAKILGWRKLKREVKRKRTMRIAEILVERDRDVKYHVHACLPYLRDAQCDVRLAAIKFMALQSLENDPEPRVRSLAAETLQNLETEQDQQRSRWSLRSLFCCFC, from the exons ATGCAGGAGGAGGGCGTCTGGGACATGATGCTCCAAGGAGAGACCCTGGAGGCAGCAGTCAgtttgctggccag AGAGATGTGCAGGAGCTCAGGTTTCGTGCGGCTCTAcctcttcctgcacatgaaaTTCACCCTAAACTCCGGGAGGGAACAGGAGAACACTTTTGCCATGGCTTTTTATGTTGAG ctgctgggctgcgAAGACATGGCAAAGCAGTCGAGTGATCTGCAGCTCCTCCGGTCTTACCTGGACTGTGGCAGTGACAGGatgcttctgctggtggtcagGGGCTTGGTGGCAGTTGCACAGGACCCGGAGATG gcagcagaaatgcgGGACAGGGTTATGCTGGACTGCATCCTGGGGAGACTGGAGCACAACTCTGAAGAGCTCAGGGTGGaggccctgctcctcctcaggaAGCTAACAGCTCACCCCACCGGGGATGAGGAGGCCATCCACATCACAGTGATGCTGGCGGAGAAGCTCCCTCTCCTCTTTGATGAT gagtccagccaggtgcgGGAGCTCTCCATTAAGCTCTTTGGAGAAACAATGGGGACTCTGGTGAGCGGAAAGGAGAGGTGGATGCAGATAATAATCCAGGGGAACCTGGTCTCCCTCTTGCTAAGGATGAACGATAAGAGCGAGAGTGTGGCCCAG gcctcTGCCGAAGCCCTCCTCATCTGTGCAAAGATCCTGGGGTGGAGAAAGCTCAAGAGGGAGGTCAAAAGGAAGCGGACAATGAGGATTGCAGAGATCCTG GTGGAGCGGGACAGGGATGTGAAGTACCACGTGCATGCCTGCCTGCCGTACCTGAGGGACGCTCAGTGCGACGTGAGATTGGCGGCCATCAAGTTCatgg CCCTCCAGAGCTTGGAGAATGACCCTGAGCCCAGAGTCCGTTCCTTGGCAGCTGAGACCTTGCAGAACCTGGaaactgagcaggaccagcaaCGATCACGATGGTCCCTGCGATCtctgttctgctgtttctgctga
- the LOC139789353 gene encoding maestro heat-like repeat-containing protein family member 7 isoform X2, whose translation MQEEGVWDMMLQGETLEAAVSLLAREMCRSSGFVRLYLFLHMKFTLNSGREQENTFAMAFYVELLGCEDMAKQSSDLQLLRSYLDCGSDRMLLLVVRGLVAVAQDPEMAAEMRDRVMLDCILGRLEHNSEELRVEALLLLRKLTAHPTGDEEAIHITVMLAEKLPLLFDDESSQVRELSIKLFGETMGTLVSGKERWMQIIIQGNLVSLLLRMNDKSESVAQASAEALLICAKILGWRKLKREVKRKRTMRIAEILVERDRDVKYHVHACLPYLRDAQCDVRLAAIKFMALQSLENDPEPRVRSLAAETLQNLETEQDQQRSRWSLRSLFCCFC comes from the exons ATGCAGGAGGAGGGCGTCTGGGACATGATGCTCCAAGGAGAGACCCTGGAGGCAGCAGTCAgtttgctggccag AGAGATGTGCAGGAGCTCAGGTTTCGTGCGGCTCTAcctcttcctgcacatgaaaTTCACCCTAAACTCCGGGAGGGAACAGGAGAACACTTTTGCCATGGCTTTTTATGTTGAG ctgctgggctgcgAAGACATGGCAAAGCAGTCGAGTGATCTGCAGCTCCTCCGGTCTTACCTGGACTGTGGCAGTGACAGGatgcttctgctggtggtcagGGGCTTGGTGGCAGTTGCACAGGACCCGGAGATG gcagcagaaatgcgGGACAGGGTTATGCTGGACTGCATCCTGGGGAGACTGGAGCACAACTCTGAAGAGCTCAGGGTGGaggccctgctcctcctcaggaAGCTAACAGCTCACCCCACCGGGGATGAGGAGGCCATCCACATCACAGTGATGCTGGCGGAGAAGCTCCCTCTCCTCTTTGATGAT gagtccagccaggtgcgGGAGCTCTCCATTAAGCTCTTTGGAGAAACAATGGGGACTCTGGTGAGCGGAAAGGAGAGGTGGATGCAGATAATAATCCAGGGGAACCTGGTCTCCCTCTTGCTAAGGATGAACGATAAGAGCGAGAGTGTGGCCCAG gcctcTGCCGAAGCCCTCCTCATCTGTGCAAAGATCCTGGGGTGGAGAAAGCTCAAGAGGGAGGTCAAAAGGAAGCGGACAATGAGGATTGCAGAGATCCTG GTGGAGCGGGACAGGGATGTGAAGTACCACGTGCATGCCTGCCTGCCGTACCTGAGGGACGCTCAGTGCGACGTGAGATTGGCGGCCATCAAGTTCatgg CCCTCCAGAGCTTGGAGAATGACCCTGAGCCCAGAGTCCGTTCCTTGGCAGCTGAGACCTTGCAGAACCTGGaaactgagcaggaccagcaaCGATCACGATGGTCCTTGCGATCtctgttctgctgtttctgctga
- the LOC139789353 gene encoding maestro heat-like repeat-containing protein family member 7 isoform X1 has product MQEEGVWDMMLQGETLEAAVSLLAREMCRSSGFVRLYLFLHMKFTLNSGREQENTFAMAFYVELLGCEDMAKQSSDLQLLRSYLDCGSDRMLLLVVRGLVAVAQDPEMAAEMRDRVMLDCILGRLEHNSEELRVEALLLLRKLTAHPTGDEEAIHITVMLAEKLPLLFDDESSQVRELSIKLFGETMGTLVSGKERWMQIIIQGNLVSLLLRMNDKSESVAQASAEALLICAKILGWRKLKREVKRKRTMRIAEILVERDRDVKYHVHACLPYLRDAQCDVRLAAIKFMGAAARHLSKDSDMEELQEMCDALQSLENDPEPRVRSLAAETLQNLETEQDQQRSRWSLRSLFCCFC; this is encoded by the exons ATGCAGGAGGAGGGCGTCTGGGACATGATGCTCCAAGGAGAGACCCTGGAGGCAGCAGTCAgtttgctggccag AGAGATGTGCAGGAGCTCAGGTTTCGTGCGGCTCTAcctcttcctgcacatgaaaTTCACCCTAAACTCCGGGAGGGAACAGGAGAACACTTTTGCCATGGCTTTTTATGTTGAG ctgctgggctgcgAAGACATGGCAAAGCAGTCGAGTGATCTGCAGCTCCTCCGGTCTTACCTGGACTGTGGCAGTGACAGGatgcttctgctggtggtcagGGGCTTGGTGGCAGTTGCACAGGACCCGGAGATG gcagcagaaatgcgGGACAGGGTTATGCTGGACTGCATCCTGGGGAGACTGGAGCACAACTCTGAAGAGCTCAGGGTGGaggccctgctcctcctcaggaAGCTAACAGCTCACCCCACCGGGGATGAGGAGGCCATCCACATCACAGTGATGCTGGCGGAGAAGCTCCCTCTCCTCTTTGATGAT gagtccagccaggtgcgGGAGCTCTCCATTAAGCTCTTTGGAGAAACAATGGGGACTCTGGTGAGCGGAAAGGAGAGGTGGATGCAGATAATAATCCAGGGGAACCTGGTCTCCCTCTTGCTAAGGATGAACGATAAGAGCGAGAGTGTGGCCCAG gcctcTGCCGAAGCCCTCCTCATCTGTGCAAAGATCCTGGGGTGGAGAAAGCTCAAGAGGGAGGTCAAAAGGAAGCGGACAATGAGGATTGCAGAGATCCTG GTGGAGCGGGACAGGGATGTGAAGTACCACGTGCATGCCTGCCTGCCGTACCTGAGGGACGCTCAGTGCGACGTGAGATTGGCGGCCATCAAGTTCatgg gggctgctgcacGGCACCTGAGTAAGGACTCAGacatggaggagctgcaggaaatgtGCGATG CCCTCCAGAGCTTGGAGAATGACCCTGAGCCCAGAGTCCGTTCCTTGGCAGCTGAGACCTTGCAGAACCTGGaaactgagcaggaccagcaaCGATCACGATGGTCCTTGCGATCtctgttctgctgtttctgctga
- the LOC139789806 gene encoding uncharacterized protein, whose translation MPAPSLPNPSVLGVCSQVKAAERDMGRAAVAVAAEEMVALQWQHHSHPCPLQAHEVLRCIHSTVEHVCSEPARHSLRSLLRVLAERFPEDTVRSLLRISPHCDSAAVAMWEAMLSPLSKEQSIFEGMLRVIQGSAPEEHVSAASRVLRRLSQSPHCQQSLKLYYYPDFLMALLDRLARAAQTLLDDQRSPLGCAIPLPCHSPGPRLGPLLCM comes from the exons AtgcctgccccctccctcccaaatCCCAGCGTCTTGGGTGTCTGCAGCCAGgtcaaggcagcagagagggatatgggcagggcagcagttgcagtggcagctgaggagatggttgcactccagtggcagcaccatagTCACCCGTGTCCCCTCCAGGCACATGAGGTCCtgaggtgcatccacagcaCCGTGGAGCACGTCTGCAGCGAGCCAGCCCGGCACAGCCTGCGGTCGCTGCTTCGGGTGCTGGCCGAGAGGTTCCCCGAGGACACAGTCAGGAGCCTGCTGAGGATCAGTCCCCACTGTGACAG TGCTGCCGTGGCTATGTGGGAGGCGATGCTGTCCCCActcagcaaagagcagagtATCTTCGAGGGGATGCTCCGCGTGATCCAGGGCTCCGCACCAGAGGAGCACGTCTCAGCt GCATCCCGGGTCCTGCGCAGGCTCAGCCAGTCTCCCCACTGTCAGCAGAGCCTGAAATTGTACTACTATCCAGATTTCCTGATGGCCCTGCTCGACCGCCTGGCACGGGCTGCACAGACCCTGCTAGACGATCAACGCAGCCCTTTGGGGTGCGCCATCCCCTTgccctgccattcccctgggccCCGGCTGGGGCCCCTGCTCTGTATGtaa
- the LOC139789365 gene encoding uncharacterized protein isoform X1 has protein sequence MSAPERSQVDQEGSSGRQESTQPGAGAGAGAESGAEAWPVRMQQGNTWRNMTAPCGLSTGSLDPDPEGSGSLQAAQEPPSPGDPWPGHEEPTPDLSLPPHSPLGPTGSPHRQCSLEASSTATPIPTPQGLSSSPRSEERASPLSHPHGLSSFPKEQRPPSQPQLAKAGEEGGSHPPTTSELYKAQLLETDSESASSTYLTWSSAEEEEDELLLLDTVEETGEDDLSDMEKQLRDLGPHSCSYTLSEQLLQEQLFQVWHFQSRSQLPQCNPLRRFLHPKGYRSHFWRAAQKGAEASVGRGSGHLPGHSRLV, from the exons ATGTCTGCACCCGAGAGAAGCCAAGTGGACCAAGAAGGTTCTTCTGGTCGCCAGGAGAGTActcagccaggggctggggccggggctggggctgagtcTGGGGCTGAAGCGTGGCCTGTGCGGATGCAGCAGGGGAATACGTGGAGGAACATGACAGCCCCTTGTGGTCTGTCTACTGGGAGCCTTGACCCAGACCCTGAGGGCTCTGGTTCTttgcaggctgcccaggagcctccatcccctggAGATCCATGGCCGGGCCATGAAGAGCCCACCCCAgacctctccctgcccccacacAGCCCCCTTGGTCCCACGGGCTCTCCCCACAGGCAGTGCAGCCTTgaggccagcagcactgccacccccatACCCACCCCCCAgggcctctcctcctccccccggAGTGAGGAGAGAGCCAGCCCCTTATCCCACCCCCATggcctctcttccttccccaagGAACAGAGACCCCCgagccagccccagctggccAAGGcgggagaagaaggaggaagccATCCCCCCACCACAAGCGAGCTGTACAaggcccagctgctggagacag ATTCTGAGTCTGCTTCCAGCACATATTTGACTTGGTCATccgctgaggaggaggaggatgagctgCTCTTGCTGGACACCGTGGAGGAGACAGGAGAG GATGACCTGAGTGAtatggagaagcagctgagggatttGGGACCCCACTCTTGCTCTTACACCCTCAGTGAGCAACTCCTGCAGGAGCAACTCTTtcaggtctggcatttccagagcaggtcacagctTCCCCAGTGCAACCCCCTCCGGAGGTTTCTGCACCCCAAGGGGTACAGAAGTCACTTTTGGCGGGCggcacagaaaggagcagaggcttcagtgggaaggggctctggtcACCTCCCTGGTCATAGCAGATTGGTGTGa
- the LOC139789365 gene encoding uncharacterized protein isoform X2, whose amino-acid sequence MSAPERSQVDQEGSSGRQESTQPGAGAGAGAESGAEAWPVRMQQGNTWRNMTAPCGLSTGSLDPDPEGSGSLQAAQEPPSPGDPWPGHEEPTPDLSLPPHSPLGPTGSPHRQCSLEASSTATPIPTPQGLSSSPRSEERASPLSHPHGLSSFPKEQRPPSQPQLAKAGEEGGSHPPTTSELYKAQLLETDSESASSTYLTWSSAEEEEDELLLLDTVEETGEVPTHRDCHLTYLCLLQLPPCSKIPFPDS is encoded by the exons ATGTCTGCACCCGAGAGAAGCCAAGTGGACCAAGAAGGTTCTTCTGGTCGCCAGGAGAGTActcagccaggggctggggccggggctggggctgagtcTGGGGCTGAAGCGTGGCCTGTGCGGATGCAGCAGGGGAATACGTGGAGGAACATGACAGCCCCTTGTGGTCTGTCTACTGGGAGCCTTGACCCAGACCCTGAGGGCTCTGGTTCTttgcaggctgcccaggagcctccatcccctggAGATCCATGGCCGGGCCATGAAGAGCCCACCCCAgacctctccctgcccccacacAGCCCCCTTGGTCCCACGGGCTCTCCCCACAGGCAGTGCAGCCTTgaggccagcagcactgccacccccatACCCACCCCCCAgggcctctcctcctccccccggAGTGAGGAGAGAGCCAGCCCCTTATCCCACCCCCATggcctctcttccttccccaagGAACAGAGACCCCCgagccagccccagctggccAAGGcgggagaagaaggaggaagccATCCCCCCACCACAAGCGAGCTGTACAaggcccagctgctggagacag ATTCTGAGTCTGCTTCCAGCACATATTTGACTTGGTCATccgctgaggaggaggaggatgagctgCTCTTGCTGGACACCGTGGAGGAGACAGGAGAGGTACCTACCCACAGAGACTGCCACCTGACCtacttgtgcctgctccagctgcccccatGCTCAAAGATCCCTTTCCCGGACAGCTGA